A single genomic interval of Methyloceanibacter caenitepidi harbors:
- the nuoL gene encoding NADH-quinone oxidoreductase subunit L, translating into MYHAILFLPLIGALFAGLFGRLVGYRACEIVTISLMFVAAFLSWIAFYQVAIQGEDVRIALIGFMHSGAFETYWSIRVDTLTAVMLVVVNTVSSVVHLYSVGYMDEDPHKERFFAYLSLFTFAMLALVTSDDLVQLFFGWEGVGLASYLLIGFWYKKPSANAAAIKAFVVNRVGDFGFLLGIFAIFYVFGAVQYDTIFAAAPDQVGKTITFLSWEVPALELMCFLLFMGAMGKSAQFLLHTWLPDAMEGPTPVSALIHAATMVTAGVFMVARMSPLFDLAPYALAFVAFIGATSAFFAATAAVVQTDIKRVIAYSTCSQLGYMFAAEGVGAYGAGIFHLFTHACFKALLFLCAGAVIHTLADNQDMRRMGGLRKIIPFTWAMMLIGSLALTAFPLTSGFVSKDFIIETTWFDHTAVGQYTYWMVLIAAFLTSLYTWRLMFMTFEGNFRGPKDVKAHAHEPPWTMGVPLMVLAAGALFAGLGFRHLFIGADQASFWRDSIVLPHGGHHDVPFWLVLSPTIAMTLGFLIAWYCYMWRPLVPFGLLKRFPATNQFFFHAWYFDALYDRIFVRPAKWLGNFLWKVGDGKIIDGIGPNGVAARVLDITRGVVKLQTGYIYHYAFIMLIGVALLITYFIVMGGALKP; encoded by the coding sequence ATGTATCACGCAATCCTCTTCCTTCCCCTGATCGGCGCGCTGTTTGCCGGGCTGTTCGGCCGCCTTGTCGGGTACCGAGCCTGCGAGATCGTCACGATCTCGCTGATGTTTGTGGCGGCGTTCCTGTCTTGGATCGCTTTCTACCAGGTCGCCATCCAGGGCGAAGACGTGCGCATCGCGCTGATCGGGTTCATGCACTCCGGCGCCTTCGAGACCTATTGGTCGATCCGGGTCGACACGCTCACGGCCGTGATGCTGGTCGTGGTCAACACCGTGTCATCGGTCGTGCACCTCTATTCCGTTGGCTACATGGACGAGGACCCGCACAAGGAGCGCTTCTTCGCCTACCTGTCCTTGTTCACCTTTGCCATGCTGGCGCTCGTGACTTCGGACGATCTCGTTCAGCTCTTCTTTGGCTGGGAAGGCGTCGGCCTCGCGTCCTACCTCCTGATCGGCTTCTGGTACAAGAAGCCCTCCGCTAATGCCGCCGCCATCAAGGCCTTCGTCGTCAACCGCGTCGGCGATTTCGGCTTCCTGCTCGGCATCTTCGCGATCTTCTATGTGTTCGGCGCCGTCCAATACGACACGATCTTCGCGGCGGCGCCCGACCAGGTCGGCAAGACCATCACCTTCCTGTCGTGGGAGGTCCCGGCACTCGAGTTGATGTGCTTCCTGCTCTTCATGGGCGCCATGGGCAAGTCGGCCCAGTTCCTGCTCCACACCTGGTTGCCGGACGCCATGGAGGGCCCGACACCGGTCTCTGCGCTGATTCATGCCGCGACGATGGTGACGGCGGGCGTGTTCATGGTGGCGCGCATGTCGCCGCTGTTCGATCTCGCCCCGTACGCGCTCGCCTTCGTGGCGTTCATCGGCGCGACGAGCGCCTTCTTCGCCGCGACCGCCGCCGTGGTGCAGACCGACATCAAGCGCGTGATCGCCTACTCCACCTGTTCGCAGCTCGGTTACATGTTCGCCGCCGAAGGGGTCGGGGCGTATGGCGCGGGCATCTTCCACCTCTTCACCCACGCCTGCTTCAAGGCGCTGCTATTCCTGTGCGCCGGCGCCGTCATCCATACTCTGGCCGACAATCAAGACATGCGCCGCATGGGCGGCTTGCGGAAGATCATCCCCTTCACCTGGGCGATGATGCTGATCGGATCGCTGGCGCTGACTGCGTTCCCGCTGACGTCCGGCTTCGTCTCGAAGGACTTCATCATCGAGACGACCTGGTTCGATCATACGGCCGTCGGCCAATACACCTATTGGATGGTGCTGATCGCCGCCTTCCTGACCTCGCTCTACACCTGGCGGCTGATGTTCATGACCTTCGAGGGCAATTTCCGCGGTCCGAAGGACGTCAAGGCACACGCACACGAACCGCCCTGGACCATGGGCGTACCGCTGATGGTGCTGGCGGCCGGCGCGCTATTCGCCGGGCTCGGCTTCCGCCACCTCTTCATCGGCGCAGACCAGGCGAGCTTCTGGCGCGACAGCATCGTGCTGCCTCATGGCGGTCATCACGACGTGCCGTTCTGGCTGGTTCTGTCGCCGACGATCGCCATGACGCTCGGCTTCCTAATCGCTTGGTACTGCTACATGTGGCGGCCGCTGGTCCCCTTCGGCCTGCTCAAGCGCTTCCCGGCAACGAACCAGTTCTTCTTCCATGCCTGGTACTTCGACGCGCTCTATGACCGCATCTTCGTCCGCCCGGCCAAATGGCTCGGCAATTTCCTTTGGAAGGTGGGCGACGGCAAGATCATCGACGGGATCGGGCCGAACGGCGTTGCCGCTCGCGTGCTGGACATCACGAGAGGCGTCGTGAAGCTCCAGACCGGATACATCTACCACTACGCGTTCATTATGCTGATCGGCGTCGCGCTTCTGATCACCTATTTCATCGTGATGGGAGGCGCGCTGAAGCCATGA
- the nuoK gene encoding NADH-quinone oxidoreductase subunit NuoK — MTVGLSHYLTLAAVLFTIGVFGIFLNRKNVIVILMSIELILLSVNVNLVSFSSFHGDLVGQVFALIVLTVAAAEAAIGLAIVVVYFRNRGTIDVADIDNLKG; from the coding sequence ATGACCGTCGGTCTGTCGCACTATCTCACCCTGGCCGCCGTGCTCTTCACCATCGGCGTGTTCGGCATCTTTTTGAACCGCAAGAACGTCATCGTCATTCTGATGTCGATCGAACTCATTCTGCTTTCGGTGAACGTCAATCTCGTCTCGTTTTCCTCGTTCCACGGCGATCTCGTCGGCCAGGTCTTCGCCCTGATCGTCTTGACCGTCGCGGCTGCGGAAGCGGCCATCGGGCTCGCCATCGTCGTCGTGTATTTCCGTAATCGCGGCACGATCGACGTGGCCGACATCGATAACCTGAAAGGCTGA
- the nuoF gene encoding NADH-quinone oxidoreductase subunit NuoF has product MLQDKDRIFKNLYGLHSWQLPAARARGAWDGTKDMIARGHDAVIEEVKASGLRGRGGAGFPTGLKWSFMPKDDPRPSYLAVNADESEPGTCKDREIMRHDPHLLIEGAMIASFAMRAHVAYIYIRGEFIAEREILEAAIAEAYEAKLVGKNNVNGWDFDIYVHHGAGAYICGEETALLESLEGKKGQPRLKPPFPANCGLYGAPTTVNNVETIASVPDIMRRGATWFAALGKPNNTGTKLYCISGHVNEPCTVEEEMGISLRELIEKYAGGVRGGWDNLLAIIPGGSSVPCLTAEESSDVTMDFDALKALGSGLGTAGIIVMDKSTDIIRAIARLSYFYKHESCGQCTPCREGTGWMWRVLERMAEGNAQKREIDMLFEVTKQVEGHTICALGDAAAWPIQGLIKNFRHVIEERIDARATEPLSPSVPEAAE; this is encoded by the coding sequence ATGCTTCAGGACAAGGACCGCATCTTCAAGAACCTCTACGGGCTGCATAGCTGGCAGCTGCCGGCGGCCCGTGCGCGCGGCGCCTGGGACGGCACCAAGGACATGATCGCCCGTGGCCATGACGCAGTGATCGAAGAGGTCAAGGCGTCGGGCCTGCGCGGACGCGGCGGGGCGGGTTTCCCTACGGGCCTCAAATGGTCCTTCATGCCGAAGGACGATCCGCGCCCGAGCTATCTCGCCGTCAACGCCGACGAGTCCGAGCCCGGCACCTGCAAGGACCGTGAGATCATGCGGCACGATCCGCATCTTCTCATCGAAGGGGCCATGATCGCGTCGTTCGCCATGCGTGCGCACGTTGCCTATATCTACATTCGCGGAGAGTTCATCGCCGAGCGTGAGATTCTCGAAGCCGCCATTGCCGAAGCCTACGAGGCCAAGCTCGTCGGGAAGAACAACGTCAACGGCTGGGATTTCGACATCTATGTCCATCACGGGGCAGGGGCCTATATCTGCGGCGAGGAAACAGCGCTGCTGGAGAGCCTCGAAGGCAAGAAGGGCCAGCCGCGCCTCAAGCCGCCGTTCCCGGCTAATTGCGGCCTCTACGGCGCACCCACAACCGTCAACAATGTCGAGACCATCGCCTCGGTGCCGGACATCATGCGGCGCGGCGCGACCTGGTTCGCCGCACTCGGCAAGCCCAACAACACCGGCACGAAGCTGTACTGCATCTCCGGTCACGTCAACGAACCCTGCACCGTCGAAGAAGAGATGGGCATTTCGTTGCGTGAGCTCATCGAGAAATATGCAGGCGGCGTGCGCGGCGGCTGGGACAACCTTCTTGCCATCATCCCGGGTGGCTCCTCCGTACCCTGCCTAACGGCGGAGGAGTCCAGCGACGTCACCATGGACTTCGATGCCCTGAAGGCACTTGGCTCGGGCCTCGGCACCGCTGGCATCATCGTCATGGACAAGTCCACGGACATCATCCGCGCGATCGCCCGGCTGTCGTATTTCTACAAGCACGAATCCTGCGGGCAGTGCACGCCCTGCCGCGAAGGCACGGGCTGGATGTGGCGCGTGCTGGAGCGCATGGCCGAGGGCAATGCGCAGAAGCGCGAGATCGACATGCTGTTCGAAGTCACGAAGCAGGTCGAGGGCCACACGATCTGCGCGCTCGGCGATGCCGCAGCATGGCCGATCCAGGGTCTCATCAAGAATTTCCGCCACGTTATCGAAGAACGCATCGATGCACGGGCGACCGAGCCGTTGTCACCGTCCGTACCGGAAGCGGCGGAGTAG
- a CDS encoding NADH-quinone oxidoreductase subunit M — MSYGWPILSTVTFLPLVGALLIFALRGNDDSTARNARYIALWTTLITFAISLLLWVDFDPTTAKFQFVEERAWLGPIRFHMGIDGISMLFVILTTFLMPLTVLSTYGAIKTRVREFMIAFLILETLMLGVFCSLDLVMFYLFFEGGLIPMFLIIGIWGGSNRVYASFKFFLYTLAGSLLMLIAILAMYWQAGTTNIPELLQHDFPPQMQTWLWLAFFASFAVKLPMWPVHTWLPDAHVQAPTAGSVVLAGILLKLGGYGFLRFSIPMFPLASADFAPLIYALSVIAVIYTSLVALAQEDMKKLIAYSSIAHMAFVTIGIFTLTMQGLQGGIFLMLSHGLVSAGLFLCVGVVYDRMHTHEISVFGGLVNRMPLYAVVFMIFTMANVGLPGTSGFVGEFLTLLGAFQVNTWVTALAATGVILSACYALWLYRRVIFGEITNPALKLIQDLSWREVAVMAPLILLTIYFGFHPNPVLDVTATSVEALMADFKANLAAAEQARLALVP; from the coding sequence ATGAGCTATGGATGGCCCATTCTCTCAACGGTGACGTTCCTGCCGCTGGTCGGTGCGCTGCTGATTTTCGCGCTGCGCGGCAATGACGACAGCACCGCCCGCAACGCGCGCTACATCGCGTTGTGGACGACGCTGATCACCTTCGCCATCTCGCTGCTGCTGTGGGTCGACTTCGATCCGACCACGGCCAAGTTCCAATTTGTCGAGGAACGCGCCTGGCTCGGACCGATCCGGTTCCACATGGGTATCGACGGCATTTCGATGCTGTTCGTGATCCTCACGACGTTCCTGATGCCGCTCACGGTCCTGTCGACCTACGGCGCCATCAAGACGCGGGTGCGCGAATTCATGATCGCGTTCCTGATCCTCGAGACGCTGATGCTCGGCGTCTTCTGCTCCCTCGATCTGGTGATGTTCTACCTGTTCTTCGAGGGCGGGCTCATTCCGATGTTCCTCATCATCGGCATCTGGGGCGGATCGAACCGCGTCTATGCGAGCTTCAAGTTCTTCCTCTACACCCTGGCGGGCTCGCTGCTGATGCTGATCGCGATCCTCGCCATGTATTGGCAGGCGGGGACCACGAATATCCCGGAGCTCCTCCAGCACGATTTCCCGCCGCAGATGCAGACTTGGTTGTGGCTCGCGTTCTTCGCATCGTTCGCGGTAAAGCTGCCCATGTGGCCGGTGCATACCTGGCTGCCGGACGCGCACGTGCAGGCGCCGACCGCGGGCTCCGTCGTGCTGGCGGGCATCCTCTTGAAGCTCGGCGGATACGGGTTCCTGCGCTTCTCCATTCCGATGTTCCCGCTCGCATCGGCCGACTTCGCGCCGCTCATCTATGCGCTGTCGGTGATCGCGGTGATTTACACCTCGCTCGTCGCGCTGGCGCAGGAGGACATGAAGAAGCTCATCGCCTATTCGTCCATCGCCCATATGGCCTTCGTGACGATCGGCATTTTCACGCTCACCATGCAGGGCCTGCAGGGCGGCATCTTTCTCATGCTGTCCCACGGGCTAGTCTCGGCCGGCCTATTCCTCTGCGTCGGCGTCGTCTACGACCGCATGCACACCCATGAGATTTCCGTGTTCGGCGGCCTCGTGAACCGCATGCCGCTCTATGCTGTGGTGTTCATGATCTTCACCATGGCCAATGTGGGGCTCCCGGGCACGTCCGGCTTTGTGGGCGAATTCCTGACTCTTCTGGGCGCCTTCCAGGTCAACACCTGGGTTACGGCGCTCGCGGCAACGGGTGTCATCCTGTCTGCCTGTTATGCGCTTTGGCTCTATCGACGGGTTATCTTCGGCGAGATCACCAATCCGGCATTGAAGCTGATCCAGGATCTGTCCTGGCGCGAAGTCGCCGTCATGGCGCCGCTGATTCTTCTCACCATCTATTTCGGGTTTCATCCCAATCCCGTTCTCGACGTTACGGCGACGTCCGTCGAGGCCCTGATGGCCGACTTCAAAGCGAACCTGGCCGCCGCCGAGCAGGCGCGGCTGGCGCTGGTGCCGTGA
- a CDS encoding NADH-quinone oxidoreductase subunit J, producing MLSALFFYLFAFVLIASALMVVSTKNPVHAVLFLILAFFNAAGLFILLGAEFLAMILVVVYVGAVMVLFLFVVMMLDVSFAELRSGFLKVMPIGLLVGFIFLFELIFVVGAWVTAPALVSEAPMPPPSEVTNTRALGELLYTDYVYLFQAAGLILLVAMIGAIALTLHHRRDVKRQNVADQVARNPKTAIEVVKVESGRGLQ from the coding sequence ATGCTAAGCGCGCTGTTCTTCTATCTTTTCGCATTCGTTCTCATCGCCTCGGCCCTCATGGTCGTGTCGACGAAGAATCCCGTGCACGCCGTGCTGTTCCTAATCCTCGCCTTCTTCAACGCGGCCGGGCTGTTCATCCTGCTCGGGGCCGAGTTCCTCGCGATGATCCTCGTGGTCGTCTACGTCGGCGCAGTCATGGTGCTGTTCCTGTTCGTGGTGATGATGCTCGACGTCAGCTTCGCCGAGCTGCGGTCGGGCTTCCTGAAGGTTATGCCCATCGGCCTGCTCGTCGGTTTCATCTTCCTGTTCGAGCTGATCTTCGTCGTTGGTGCTTGGGTCACGGCGCCGGCGCTCGTGAGCGAAGCCCCCATGCCGCCGCCGTCCGAAGTGACCAACACGCGGGCGCTGGGCGAGTTGCTCTACACCGACTACGTCTACCTGTTCCAAGCTGCCGGTCTCATCCTGCTCGTCGCCATGATCGGCGCGATCGCCCTGACGCTGCACCACCGGCGCGACGTCAAGCGTCAGAATGTTGCCGACCAGGTCGCGCGCAACCCGAAGACGGCGATTGAAGTCGTCAAAGTAGAATCGGGGAGGGGCCTGCAATGA
- the nuoH gene encoding NADH-quinone oxidoreductase subunit NuoH, which translates to MAELWTSYGWPTTLIVLHSVAMMVVLLVFIAFVLLADRKIWAAVQMRRGPNVVGPFGLWQSFADLLKFCFKEFIVPAGSNKGLFIVAPIITAGLAISAWAVIPVAEGWAVADINVGILYVFAISSLEVYGVIIAGWASNSKYAFLSALRSAAQMVSYEVSIGFVIITVLLCAGSLNLTDIVLAQDRGLGLFGWYWLPLFPMFVIFFISLLAETNRPPFDLLEAESELVAGYMVEYGSTPYMLFMLGEYVAIILLCSLGTVLFLGGWLPPVAIPPFTWIPGVIWFVLKVCALFFLVSMVKAFVPRYRYDQLMRLGWKVFLPISLAAVVIVAVVLRVWQHGI; encoded by the coding sequence ATGGCTGAGCTCTGGACCAGCTACGGGTGGCCCACCACCCTGATCGTCCTGCACAGCGTCGCCATGATGGTCGTGCTGCTGGTGTTCATCGCCTTCGTGCTGTTGGCCGACCGGAAGATCTGGGCCGCGGTGCAGATGCGGCGCGGGCCCAATGTCGTGGGTCCGTTCGGCCTGTGGCAATCCTTTGCCGACCTCCTGAAGTTCTGTTTCAAGGAGTTCATCGTCCCTGCAGGCTCGAACAAGGGACTGTTTATCGTCGCGCCCATCATCACGGCGGGGCTGGCGATTTCCGCCTGGGCCGTGATCCCGGTGGCCGAGGGCTGGGCCGTGGCCGACATCAATGTCGGCATCCTCTACGTCTTCGCGATTTCGAGCCTGGAAGTGTACGGCGTCATCATCGCCGGCTGGGCCTCCAACTCGAAATACGCGTTTCTGTCGGCGCTCCGCTCCGCCGCGCAGATGGTCTCCTACGAGGTCTCCATCGGCTTCGTGATCATCACCGTGCTTCTGTGCGCGGGCTCGCTGAACCTGACCGACATCGTTCTCGCGCAGGATCGCGGCCTTGGCCTGTTCGGCTGGTACTGGCTGCCGCTGTTCCCGATGTTCGTGATCTTCTTCATCTCGCTGTTGGCCGAGACGAACCGCCCGCCCTTCGACCTGCTCGAGGCGGAATCCGAACTCGTGGCGGGCTACATGGTCGAGTACGGATCGACCCCGTATATGCTGTTCATGCTCGGCGAGTACGTCGCCATCATTCTGCTGTGCAGCCTCGGCACCGTCCTCTTTCTCGGCGGATGGCTGCCGCCGGTCGCCATTCCGCCGTTCACCTGGATCCCGGGCGTCATCTGGTTTGTCCTGAAAGTCTGCGCCCTGTTCTTCCTGGTCTCCATGGTGAAGGCCTTCGTACCGCGCTACCGCTACGATCAGCTGATGCGGCTGGGCTGGAAGGTCTTCCTTCCGATCTCGCTCGCCGCCGTCGTTATCGTTGCGGTGGTCTTGCGGGTCTGGCAGCACGGTATCTAA
- the nuoG gene encoding NADH-quinone oxidoreductase subunit NuoG, with protein MPKLIIDGIEHDVPDGITLIQACGLVGVEIPRFCFHERLSIAGNCRMCLVEVVGMPKPVASCAMSVNDLRPGRDGTPPTINTKSEVTRRAQEGTMEFLLVNHPLDCPICDQGGECDLQDQAMAYGFDEGRFKDNKRAVDDKYLGPLIKTSMTRCIHCTRCVRFMTEVAGVPELGLIGRGEDAEITTYLEHGLHSNLSANVVDLCPVGALTSKPYAFQARPWELTKTPSIDVMDAVGSSIRVDSRGKEVLRILPRINDAVNEEWISDKARHVWDGLRTQRLDRPYLRKDGKLAPCTWDEAFAAIADRIKSSSGARFGAVAGNLAAAEEMFALKTLADQIGSPNIDCRQAGAKFNPALGRATYLFNTTIEGIEDADAILLVGCDPRVEAPVLNARIRKRWKQLEGKLPVGLIGTDVDLTYPYQRLGAGPDTLMDIADGKHEFAQVLKDAEKPMVILGEAAFARPDGYEILAMGAKIVTESGAIAEGWNGFNVLHTAAARVAGLDLGFVPGDKGLGTAGIIAAAGKGDLDVLYLLGADEIDMSALGNTFVIYQGSHGDKGAHRADVILPGAAYTEKEGTYANTEGRVQMTARAIFPPGDAREDWTILKALSTALGKPLPFETLQELRSKMYAAAPQLAQLDVLEKADSGPIVKFASHSAKPNSEPFGLSMEDYYLSNPIARASAIMASLSAMRADAEKATGTDG; from the coding sequence ATGCCGAAACTCATCATCGACGGTATCGAGCACGACGTCCCGGACGGCATCACGCTGATCCAGGCCTGCGGTCTCGTCGGCGTCGAGATTCCGCGCTTCTGTTTCCACGAGCGCCTGTCGATCGCCGGCAATTGCCGCATGTGTCTCGTTGAGGTCGTGGGCATGCCGAAGCCCGTGGCCTCCTGCGCCATGTCGGTCAACGATCTGCGCCCCGGCCGCGACGGCACGCCGCCGACGATCAACACGAAGTCGGAAGTCACGCGCCGTGCTCAGGAAGGCACGATGGAGTTTCTGCTGGTCAACCATCCGCTGGACTGCCCGATCTGCGATCAGGGCGGGGAGTGCGATCTGCAGGATCAGGCCATGGCGTATGGCTTCGACGAAGGCCGCTTCAAGGACAACAAGCGCGCCGTCGACGACAAATATCTCGGCCCGCTCATCAAGACCTCGATGACCCGCTGCATCCACTGCACGCGCTGCGTCCGTTTCATGACGGAAGTTGCCGGCGTTCCGGAGCTCGGGCTGATCGGCCGTGGCGAAGACGCGGAGATTACGACCTATCTCGAGCACGGCCTGCACTCGAACCTGTCTGCGAATGTCGTGGATCTGTGCCCGGTCGGCGCATTGACCTCGAAGCCCTATGCGTTTCAGGCGCGGCCCTGGGAACTCACCAAGACGCCCTCCATCGACGTGATGGACGCGGTGGGGTCCTCGATCCGCGTCGACTCGCGCGGCAAGGAGGTCCTGCGTATCCTGCCGCGGATCAACGATGCGGTGAACGAGGAGTGGATCTCCGACAAGGCGCGACATGTTTGGGATGGGCTGCGCACGCAGAGACTGGATCGGCCTTACCTGCGCAAAGACGGCAAGCTCGCACCGTGCACCTGGGACGAGGCGTTCGCCGCGATCGCCGACCGCATCAAGTCCTCCAGCGGCGCAAGGTTCGGCGCGGTAGCGGGCAACCTAGCCGCGGCGGAAGAGATGTTCGCCCTCAAGACATTGGCCGACCAGATCGGCTCGCCCAATATCGACTGCCGCCAGGCCGGCGCGAAATTTAATCCCGCGCTCGGACGCGCGACCTACCTGTTCAATACCACCATCGAAGGCATCGAGGACGCGGACGCTATCCTACTTGTCGGCTGCGATCCGCGCGTGGAAGCGCCAGTACTCAACGCGCGCATCCGCAAGCGCTGGAAGCAGCTGGAAGGCAAGCTGCCCGTCGGCCTCATCGGCACGGATGTCGACCTGACCTATCCGTATCAGCGCCTCGGCGCCGGTCCCGATACGCTGATGGATATCGCGGACGGCAAGCACGAGTTCGCGCAAGTCCTCAAGGACGCCGAAAAGCCCATGGTGATCTTGGGAGAGGCGGCCTTCGCACGGCCCGATGGCTACGAGATTCTCGCAATGGGCGCGAAGATCGTGACCGAGTCGGGCGCCATCGCCGAGGGTTGGAACGGCTTCAACGTCCTGCACACGGCAGCAGCCCGGGTTGCGGGGCTCGATCTCGGCTTCGTGCCCGGGGACAAGGGGCTCGGCACCGCCGGTATTATCGCGGCCGCCGGCAAGGGGGACCTGGACGTTCTCTACTTGCTGGGCGCCGACGAAATCGACATGTCGGCTCTCGGCAACACCTTCGTGATCTATCAGGGCAGCCACGGCGACAAGGGCGCCCACCGCGCCGACGTGATTCTGCCGGGCGCCGCCTATACGGAGAAAGAGGGCACCTACGCCAACACGGAAGGGCGCGTGCAGATGACGGCCCGCGCGATCTTCCCGCCAGGCGATGCGCGCGAGGACTGGACAATTCTCAAGGCCTTGTCCACCGCACTCGGCAAGCCGCTTCCGTTCGAAACGCTGCAGGAGCTCCGCAGCAAGATGTACGCGGCCGCGCCCCAGCTGGCGCAGCTGGACGTGCTCGAAAAGGCCGACTCCGGTCCCATCGTCAAATTTGCCAGCCATTCGGCCAAGCCAAACAGCGAGCCGTTCGGTCTCTCGATGGAGGACTACTACCTGTCCAATCCAATTGCCCGGGCCTCCGCCATCATGGCGAGCCTCAGCGCGATGCGTGCGGACGCCGAGAAAGCGACGGGCACCGATGGCTGA
- the nuoN gene encoding NADH-quinone oxidoreductase subunit NuoN — translation MTEQINLLPLLPELTLAIGAMALLMVGVGGRDHERGELVLWLSVAVLFLAGIFVAMGEGTVTVFGNSFIVDPFARMLKLLALIGAGVALIMSRDFWRDEGGLKFEYPVLLLLATTGMLMMISANDLIALYVGLELQSLALYVVAAFKRDSTRSSEAGMKYFVLGALSSGMLLYGASLIYGFTGSTVFSDIASAAQPSGANLGLIFGLVFLLTGFAFKISAVPFHMWTPDVYEGAPTPVTAFFAAAPKIAAMALFIRVVVSAFPAITDQWQQIVIFLSLASMGLGAFAAIGQHNIKRLMAYSSIGHMGFALVGLAAGTEQGVQGVIIYMAIYLVMTLGTFAVILSLRRDGEMVEEIDQLAGLSRTSPLMALALAVLLFSLAGIPPLAGFFAKFYVFLAAVEAGLYALAIIGVLLSVVGAFYYLRIVKLMYFDEPVKGFEPMPRPLAIVLGVAGVLIMLFFAFPSPLVAAAGTAAKSLF, via the coding sequence ATGACCGAACAGATCAATCTTCTCCCGCTCCTTCCCGAACTCACCCTCGCGATCGGCGCCATGGCGCTGCTCATGGTCGGCGTCGGTGGCCGCGACCACGAACGCGGCGAACTTGTTCTGTGGCTCTCGGTGGCGGTGCTGTTCCTCGCCGGCATCTTCGTCGCCATGGGCGAAGGCACAGTCACCGTTTTCGGAAACAGCTTCATCGTCGATCCGTTCGCGCGCATGCTCAAGCTGCTCGCCCTGATTGGCGCGGGCGTCGCGCTGATCATGTCGCGGGATTTCTGGCGAGACGAAGGTGGCCTGAAGTTCGAGTACCCGGTCCTGTTGCTGCTCGCGACGACCGGCATGCTGATGATGATCTCCGCGAACGATCTCATCGCGCTCTATGTGGGTCTCGAATTGCAGAGCCTCGCGCTCTACGTGGTCGCCGCCTTCAAGCGGGATTCGACCCGCTCGTCCGAAGCCGGCATGAAGTACTTCGTCCTCGGGGCGTTGTCCTCGGGCATGCTGCTCTACGGCGCCTCGCTGATCTACGGCTTTACCGGCTCCACGGTCTTTTCCGACATCGCGAGCGCGGCCCAACCCTCCGGCGCCAATCTCGGCCTTATCTTCGGCCTGGTGTTTCTGCTGACCGGCTTCGCCTTCAAGATCTCTGCGGTGCCATTCCACATGTGGACGCCCGACGTTTACGAAGGCGCACCGACACCCGTTACGGCCTTCTTCGCCGCCGCCCCGAAGATCGCCGCCATGGCCTTGTTCATTCGGGTTGTGGTTTCGGCTTTCCCGGCCATTACCGATCAATGGCAGCAGATCGTGATTTTCCTGTCGCTCGCCTCGATGGGGCTCGGCGCGTTCGCCGCGATCGGCCAGCACAACATCAAGCGCCTGATGGCCTACAGCTCCATCGGACATATGGGCTTCGCGCTCGTCGGACTTGCGGCCGGCACGGAGCAGGGCGTCCAGGGCGTGATCATCTATATGGCGATCTATCTCGTCATGACGCTCGGCACCTTCGCCGTCATCCTGTCGCTGCGCCGCGACGGCGAGATGGTCGAGGAGATCGATCAGCTCGCAGGTCTCTCCCGTACAAGCCCGCTCATGGCGCTTGCGCTCGCGGTCCTGTTGTTCTCACTGGCCGGCATTCCGCCGCTCGCCGGCTTCTTCGCCAAGTTCTACGTGTTCCTCGCGGCCGTCGAGGCGGGCCTCTACGCCCTTGCCATCATCGGCGTCCTGCTCAGTGTCGTGGGCGCTTTCTATTACTTGCGCATCGTGAAGCTCATGTATTTCGACGAGCCCGTGAAGGGTTTCGAGCCAATGCCGCGTCCCTTGGCTATCGTGCTGGGCGTCGCGGGTGTTTTGATCATGCTCTTCTTCGCTTTTCCGTCGCCGCTTGTCGCGGCGGCCGGAACTGCTGCAAAATCTCTTTTTTGA
- the nuoI gene encoding NADH-quinone oxidoreductase subunit NuoI, giving the protein MTRFAQAAKSLLLLEFVSAFWLAMKYFVAPKATLNYPYEKGPLSPRFRGQHALRRYPNGEERCIACKLCEAICPAQAITIEAGPRRNDGTRRTTRYDIDMVKCIYCGFCQEACPVEAIVEGPNFEFATETREELYYDKARLLSNGDRWEREIAKNIELDSAYR; this is encoded by the coding sequence GTGACACGGTTCGCTCAAGCTGCCAAATCGCTCCTGCTCCTGGAGTTCGTTTCGGCCTTTTGGCTCGCGATGAAGTACTTCGTCGCGCCGAAGGCGACGCTGAACTACCCCTACGAGAAGGGCCCGCTGAGCCCGCGTTTCCGCGGCCAGCACGCCTTGCGCCGCTATCCCAACGGGGAAGAGCGCTGCATCGCCTGCAAACTCTGCGAGGCGATTTGCCCGGCACAGGCCATCACGATTGAAGCCGGGCCACGCCGCAACGACGGCACGCGACGCACCACGCGCTACGACATCGACATGGTGAAATGCATCTATTGCGGCTTCTGCCAAGAAGCCTGCCCGGTGGAGGCCATCGTCGAAGGTCCGAATTTCGAATTCGCGACGGAAACGCGCGAAGAATTGTACTACGACAAGGCGCGCCTGCTCTCCAACGGCGACCGTTGGGAGCGCGAGATCGCCAAGAACATCGAACTCGACTCGGCCTATCGCTAG